GGAATAGTCTTTATCCTATGCTATGCAGGCTTCAACATACAAAACTAATTATGGGGTGCCTCAAATTAAACGATTAATTTTTCATTTCcaagagatatatatatatatatatatatatatatatatatatatatatatatatatatatatatatatatactataacaGATAAATAGCATTTTGAAATTAATTCGAGATCGAATTTTTCATAATTAACTTCTTACGATCAGAGAAACGATTGCGTACGTATTTGGCTaaaatgcacgcgcgcgcgcgcaccaaCCTCGCTGATTCGACGTTTACTGCCATTAACGATCGATAATGCATATCCCATTTAAGATTATAAATTCGATCAATTTCTCATGTGCAGCATAAGAAAACACAAGATTTTACAAAATTTTAAACGTTAAGCTAACCTACGTCATGTTTAAATAGTTTTCTTGACAAATGATACAGATGACCGGAACCAACCGAATCTGTATGTAGCTTGATTTGCAAATTTCTaagaatgaaaaaaataaataaataaataaataaaagtccGTGTCAACGAGATTAATAGCCATACCCACGTTTAAATTGCACTGGTAGTTATTTCGTgaatgtacatatacatataaatcGTATTTTGTATACCTATATATTCGTTCAGTGCTCCAATCTCTTTCCGTCCTTTAGTTATGCGTTGTCCTAATAATCGTTTGTCCGACTTTCTAATAAATTTCAATACTTCGACACACGTAATTCGAACAGAATTTTTTTCAAAGTACATTTACCATTAAATAGTTTTTCACTTGAttttacgaaaaaaaaaagaaacaacagATATGTACATCGATCGCGAAACACTTTAAACTGAATGAATTTCttcaattattttctataatctaaCACTGCAAGTGTCACGAATTCTGATAGAACGCGTAGTTTATCACAATCTGACCGAATCGACTACCACGATTTTCTCTGAATTTAGTCGAAGACACCTGACTCTGTCTTATGAATCGGGAAGGaaataataatttttccttCCACCAATCGCGACGATACCGCCTCTCTCGGCAAATTTCCAGTGAATGTTAACCAAAGTACGTGTTTGCGCTCTCTCTAGCTACTGATCTCCTACCACAGAGGAAGTCAATACGGTTAAACGGGCTTTGATTGGCTGATTGGCTACACGTCTACCAAAGTACGTACGCAATGCAAAATAAAATTGGTTAAACAATGATTTTACATTGTTTTAAATTCTATATGTTCGATGCAATCGCTCTCTCATTAAATTTTCATCGTTTAACACTAGTATTACCTAAAAACTCTTTATTATATTACCAttgtgatatatatatatatatatatgtagtgGACGCAAGGAatggttaaaaaaaaaatttttatataaatatagacTTCTCAAGAATTTACAATATCATCTATGTATATCAATTGACATGTCGAtacatattttttaaaaatactcaACTAATTCTTTCAATAATAATGGTAGTAATCGTGGTCTATTTTTGCCATTCCGCACatacgcatatatatatatatatacgtacgtatctgaaataaaatataataattctataaacatgtatatgtatatttccAAACATTCATGATCACTCTTTTAAtaagttgattattatttaagtGGAATGCTACTGTAAGAAATTATcaaaattataaatattaagcAATTCGGGCGACACCTTCTTTCAACTACTACTCTGCATACATGTAACGTCACATATCATACATGGGTGGTTTTGAAAAAAATCACATCGTCTTAATGTAATTTATGATAACTAATAAAATGTTCGTTTCAGCGAATGAATAACCGAGATGAAAAGTAACCGAGATGTAGTATTGCTAATTTTCTTATCGTTAACAGTTTcgaaacgttgacatctgacACTAACATATGCTCAGAGACAGGGGCTCTAGCAATGTTTGTAAATAAGACGCTAATACCTACGTGAAGTGTGCTGTTGCGATAAATGGCACAGTCTTCCGGCGTAACCATACATTCGTCAGTGTTTAGTcgttgtaataaaaaaaaaaatcaaatacCAATTTCATTTTCCGTAGaatactttaagaatcattataaatTCGAAATGACAATTTTCTTTATTTTACATCGTACACGTACTGCTttacaataattaaaaaataggTGATTTGTATAATTAGAATCGCATCGTTGCCAGTAATCGGAATATCAACAAGGAGCTATGACgatattttatataataataataataataataataataataataataataataataataatagtaataacaatatattataatgataGTAAGGTATAACACGTTCGCTTTAAATACGTTACTTTCGACGTGAATCGATGTGAAATAGTTGTGACAGCATGTTAAAGAAATATAGCGCAGGTATATATGTACGTAATATATATTTGCTGTACAGAACAGAGAACAGAAGTCATTCTAATTTCCAGCATTTTTCAGTATTAGTTTACTTATGCGTCGATTTAATTCGATTCACGCTTAACGCTGTATATAATGTAACGTTGTACGGAAATATAAGTgctataatattatttttatttattgctCAATTGGAGTTGCGTGTGCTGGTTTACGCAAAGAGTACTGAAATCTCGGAATATCAATCATTGTATGTACATAACAAACCAACGGGGAAGAAATAATAATTATCAGGGACTACCACGAATAGATTTACAATATAATAACCAAATGTAAATAACTGTTTTTTCATCTCAGGTTTCCTTCACTCGCACACGTACTCCTTCTTTCCTACTTTTCTATCGTCATTGTTTCACTTTAAAGCTGCCATGTTTGATTAAATTTCTGCGCGTTTTATTAATGATCGCGTTAAAGCGTCTCTTGGCTGATAGGCGACCAATAAAAAAACGTGCACACGCATAAACCGATACGCGTTACATTAAATATAAATACGAAACAACATCGTAAATAACAAGTAGCTCTAAAATTTGAACTAACTCTATGTAGTATGTACATTCATGACGATTCCTTTACGGCACGTTACGGCTTCCTACAATTGTTTTTGAATCATATCGATGAAACCTACGGTTATATTATACCCTTAATATATTAGAAGAGAAAAAGATAAAACTAATTGGTCCAACAAGTCGAACGAGTAGGATCAAATGCATTTAACATCAGCTGTGTTTAGTTGCTAAATATTGTAAGTATGAAAGTTATGCGAGAGAGTTTCACGTACTGACGCGAgtacaattattattacatttGTCTCTTCACATGTAACAGAAACGATGCAAGTACATTTAAAAGGAATAATCGATATCattgaaaataaaataatacgtcAAGGTGGAGTCCGTTCTACACGTATATAATACGTACGTAATGTCGCGAACAACTCGGGATTCCTAAAATGCTATTCGAGTTTACGCACCACCTTTGCAATTCACTCTGCTCTTAAATGTAATCTTAACAATTACTGTATTTGACCTACTCGTACTCGTATTAATAAAAATTTCCTATCGCTTTAAAGGATGTGAGTGTCATTTTTTCAGTCTTAATTACTATTGTTGCCGATTGTTGTTATTGATTACGTTATTGCCgttgttgttattgttatttGAATTACTACCACTACCATTGCTACCGTTGCTGCTGTTGATGTTGAGGTTGTTATGATAATGCTGGTGTTGGTTACCGTTATTCAATGCGGTGGTAGAAGGATTACCAATATTATCTATTTCGCGTTGTGCACGTGAAATTTTTACCTTGTCCCGCGGAGTTCCATCCTCACCTGTTTCCATTGcaaacattttcattttctCCTTAAAACTGAGTTTCTCAGGTACTTGCCCAACTTGAGAATTTTGCTGTTGCTTTTGCTTCTCTGCGAGTCGTCTTTGTCTTGGATCCCTAAACGAGAAATGCAACAATTTATATTACTTAACAACAATTTCAGCATAAGAAATGAATAAACGGTAGTAACGTTACTTGTACACTTCCTGAGCACCTATTACACCAGGTGTGCTGCCAGTAATCGGAATTCCGCCGGATCCTTCGGGTGTTTTTGGAGATGCCAACAAAATTTCTGCATCGTTTAGGAAATTCTGGAAACAAACAAAAGATACAAATGGTGATTGACAGAATTTCCGTGCTCTACGAGAGAGTAATGTGATTAACATATTTTACGTTTGGATCTTCTGTAATGACGTCAATGGCCGTAGTTTGAATCGTAGTTAAATTTCCAGACGACAAATTTCGTTGCATTGATTCTACATTTGCATTTGAATCGTGAAAGGAGACTCTCTTAACGGACTGCATTGATTGCGATTGAGACGATAGTGTCACCGCATTAGACGTATTTGTATTGTTCGATCTGAGAGCCGTCTGTTGAGACATAATTGCATAACTGGAACCCCGTTCCGGGGGCAAAGGTGCGTCGTTGTTACCGCCATTTTGTGTAGCTATCATCAAATACAcgtgtaaattattattattattattattattattattattattattattattattattattattatttagagtAAACACTGGTAGAATAAATAAAAAGTAAACACTTACAAGACATGTTCGAGCCATTAATAGCTAGGCCGTCTAAGCGTAACATACTAGAATGCAACATTTGTTGAGTTTTGAGATGGGACTGTTGTTGTGGTGGTTGCAAATGATGCTGCTGTTGATGATACATTTGCTGTATTTGTTGTTTATTAATATCgaaatcttccttttttttcgatTGAATGTCGTCGAATTCGACTTGTTTCCGCTTAATCTCCTCGTGTCTGCGATATATTTCTTTATCATCGGTTACTTGAGGTAGGGTAAGTGATTTCTGAGAACCGGTCAACTGATTCAGAGATGGCATAGAAATTTGTCCCATGCTATTTTCTATTTGATTACTTTGTTCAAGTTGAAAGTTTGCTGACAAATGAGTCCCAGAGCTatcctgttgttgttgctgttgctgctgctgctgttgttgttgttgttgttgctgctgctgctgctgttgttgctgcgaaTAAATTGTTGCAAcgttttgcaaagtgttattccCATGTGCCGCGGCGATGTTGTTAGAATGTATCGGGGATTCGGGAAGCGATTGAGCAGCGACTGAACTTCCCCTAACAGATTGTTGATTTGTTCTAGACAAATTGAGCTGTTGTTGCTCCGATAAATCGTTGCTTCGATCTTGTGTCACCGTTGTGCAAGGCACACCACCTtgctgaattcgtggtatagtTTCATTATCTAAATCGTTACTTTCTTCGTCATCGTCTTGTTGGTTGGCCACTTCTTCGGCTCTTTTTTGAAAGTCTCTTTCCAATTGAAGAGCTCGCAGTTGTTCCTCCTGCTGCGACGTTCTATGAGGTAGTGCACTTAATTCCGCTATTTGCTGATCCCTCCACTGTCTGGCAGCTTCCCTTCTGCGTGCTTGTTCCTGAGTAATAATATCATAAATGGCGATAATTTTCATTCGATAGTGAACTAATAAGAAAATATTAGCTTAATCACTTGGTATttactttttctctttcttcgcgTTGCCACGGATTAGTTGCGCTATATTGATATTGGCGCGGTTGCAACGCAACGCCTGTTGCATTCGCAGGATAGTATCCACCACGTGGAGGATCCTGCATACTCGCCGTATACCTAGATAAAGAAACATATTTAGATACACTTTTACTCTACTTGGGTAAACGATAAGATTCTACCTTGAATCTGATTGTTTATTGTAAAGAGGATGAGTTGTGGTActcggtggcggtggcggcggtggagAACTTTCTGTAAATCCTTCTTCAGGTAAAATTGACTGCATCGAGATCTCATTCGGAATCGAAGAACTAGCTTCTTGCATGATCTGTGCTCTACCGATCCCGCCTTCGCCGTTATAATGATCGCTTCGTATCTCAGAATTGCTATTCAAATAATATTGCGAGCCGATAGCAACATTCACATGGACATTCTGATCGGTGTAAGATTTCCCTGCATCCTGATTACCCTGATGATCTTTCCCGTAGTCAAGTAATTGAATTCCGTTCGTTTGCAAACGAGTAGAATCAGTTTTTCCTCTCGACGATGTTGCACCGCTTTGACCGTACGGCGCGTGTACACTATTCTGTTGTTGCATATTTTGATGCTGATGCTGATGCTGATGCTGGTGTTGGTGTTGATGCTGATGCTGGTATTGATGCTGATGTTGATGTTGATGCTGAAGTTGCAGTTGAAGTTGATGTTGGTGTTGATGCGAATGCTGGTGTTGATGTTGGTGTTGGTGTTGGTGTTGAGATTGAGACTGAGACTGAGACTGAGACTGAGACTGAGATTGAGCTTGAGCTTGAGCTTGCGTTGGTTGATGTTGATGTTGGTGTTGGTGCTGATGCACATGCGGTGACTTTCCATATTGCACCATATATGGAGTATATTGTGTATCTAAATAACCGTAACTCGAAACACCTGTTTGTCTAGTGATAACGTGACTGGAGGTTGAAATTGGTGGTGTCGACAATGTTACCGGTGGACTTGATCCCAAATTTGGCTGAGAACCAATAGATTTTACTGGCCGGACGGCAGAACTAGTTGCTGATTGAACGGACACGTTTGTTGGTTTTAGATTATAAGCGGTTGATCTATATTGATTCGATGGAACCGGAATGCCGGCTCGTAACTCTCGTCTCCTTACTTCCTCCTGCATTTCTTGAAGTTTTGCTTCTTGTCGTATTATGTCCCGTGTCGATTGCGATCTTGGAGGTACTGTACAACCTTGCTGTTGCGATTGCCCACTAGCAAGATAAGATTGCGTTGGAGGCTGGGGTAGATACGCGGACATAGGCCGATCTCTGGGTTGGTTCGTTTCGAATGTTGTCGGACGGTTCAAAGAGTTTTGTGAACCTCTCGAGTTTTTCTGTACCTGCAGAGGATTTCTAACAACAGAGAAGAACGATACGATGAACAAACGTAATCTAATAATCGTTTAATCATGCTTCAAATCGAGGAATaatcaaattaaataaaaaggTATGCTGACCTGTCGTCCGGATGATGAGATGGACTATGACGTTGTTTCGTCGGTGCCTCTTGATTCCTATAGATGCTCAAGTTTTGATAAAATCTTTCGCTTTCGTTTACCTGTGGAATATTCGAACCTGTTCCAACATTAACACTTGAACTATTACTACTCGTTGTTGTCTGACCAGGGTTCAAATTCGGAGATGATTGTTGCCTACTGACGAGACCACTCGGGGGTAGTGTCCCAATTCTGGTCTGGTCATGCAGATTATGACTCGAGCTATTTCAACAATCACAATTTTTAAGTAGAATATACCAAATGATGCCGGCCAAGTAAAATTCAAAAGAACGAGAACATTTACCGAGAACGTAGCGATGTCGAACTGCTGATCGCAGTCATCGGTGGAGGTGGCTGCGTAGCTGGCGGTGTAACGCTGTTACTTGACGACGCTCTACTGTAACCAGGATTGAACACCTCGTGCTGTTGTTTCCCATCCGTTCCTACATCTGATGTAAATACAAATTTTCACTGAATCTAATATAATAGATGCCAACTAAACTAACTAAACTAGAGTTTCGAATACGTGTACGAAGCTAGCGACGAACGTAATAATCGTAACGATCAAGACCCACTTACTGTGCAATGCTGGTACCGATTTGCTGGTATGCATTTGTTGCTGCGGTGCAGTTGCGTCGCGTCCAAGCCGTGATGGCAAATCTCGTTCACTCATGCGACGAGGTCCTGCGATAGTTACAACATGCGGAAATGTATGACTCGAGTATGCATTAGTTTGCCGATGGACATGTACGATGATACAAGcgcgataaaaaaaagaaaaaaacatttCGGCAAAGCACAAACAACTGAGTTTAAAACAGTGCTGTTTGATCATCTGTACGTCGTCGCGGTTCATCGTCAAGTCTCAAAAGTCGATAGAGTGAAATTCTTATGTTTCTACCAGACTGTACGTTACACGAAATATATATTTGTAAGCGAGCATGCGTGTCTCCTTTATAATAGTAATAGAAAAAAGCAATACAAAATACATATACCTACATCGATGTAGTTTGTCGTGAGAAAAATTGAACAAAATATTGAATCAATGGCGTGCAACCACGTACTGAAAAAGAGTTGTTGAAACGTATCGTATACGCGGAGGAGGAACGTATTTTTCATCTCAAAGCATAATTTCGATGATGAGAGGGAACAAACTTAAACCGTAATGTGCGTTGGGAACGAATTGGGATAAAAACGAAAATGTTGTTTACGTTCGGGAAGAAAATTCGTAATGATAAATTGTTCGTAGAAAAAAATAATCTCGACATGCACGGTGTAAATTGATCACCAATAAATAATTCTTAATTTTCGCAACACCAATTAGCTTTGCAAAATCGCagacaggcaggcaggcaggcagttcAAAAGATGCGGAGGAAGCCATGTAAATTGCTTACGTAAAAAGGAATCAAGATCTAAGCGAGTTCCAGTTAATCTGGAATAAATTTTTCCTTCGACCAAGTGTTTCCAATTTTCGTTGAGCTTTACCGGCAATATTCTTTGTTTTTCAACCATCGGTAATGGTTGCTGGTCGCTGATTCCATTGTCCCTCTGTTTCCTTTCGAATTTATTTCGGACGATGAAATTTATTCTGCAATTATTCGCTTCGTACATCATGTTTTTATCCAGCAACGATTTTTCGTTCCACGTTTGAACATAGGACGGTTCTCTGTTTACATCACACGGCCACGGATACTCTCTAGCGGATTCTTTTAGATGGTTATCGGCTAGCCTCTCGAAATTCGGATAGGAACGAGATAATTGATTGATCAATTTAGCGCTGGGCAACGGCTCGTTATCCATTGTCCATGAGGAGACAAACTTTCGAATGTACGTCTGCATCGATGCGTTGCGTGTTTCAGGAAACGGCACAACAGGAGTAGTCGAAGAAAAGGGCAGAGAAGATACTCTTGTGCCGTCAAGATTAGACATTTCCTTCAGTTCTTCTATCACGTGCCGCTGTTCTAATAACGACAACTTCCGTTTCCCGTCGAGCATCGATTTTCCTCTCAGCGCATCGTTTAACTTCACTCTTTGTCTTACACCACCATCGTCTCTCAAGTCTGGTTCAGATCGATGCTCTTTCTTCTCCGAGGTAGTAAAGCAATCGGTTGATTTCGTATCGCATATTTCGAGTGAAGAAAAATTcggctctgaaggaaatttcaTCGAACCCTCTAATAATCTAATAGAATTAGTTCGTCGATCACTCGATTCGATATCGGCTATCTTTGAAAAATGTTTAGCCAAAGCTGCTACTCGACCGCCACAACTAAGA
This is a stretch of genomic DNA from Xylocopa sonorina isolate GNS202 chromosome 8, iyXylSono1_principal, whole genome shotgun sequence. It encodes these proteins:
- the Cno gene encoding adherens junction formation factor afadin isoform X8, which gives rise to MERVSKESQQVVKRMATELANKKAEREALRGVIQQWNANRLDLFELSEPNEDLEFHGVMRFYFQDSGQKVATKCIRVASDATSQAVIETLIEKFRPDMRMLSVPEYALYEIHENGEERKLGLEEKPLLVQLNWHIDDREGRFLLRRIDDKTNAQGVGFTSSDGSSFRRKLSKREKKQMKKQEKLSRLKSVEQDENIVPVDQNGVAEKLYTELPETSFTRSISNPEAVMRRRRQQKLERKLQQFRSKDGGPDTGGTLKIYGEALCKDVPYKTLLLSVRDSAIQVVREMLSKYGLEKVDPQQYCLVQVNSENNGNGGTQQEYILDDDECPLAILMNHPSTRGSIMFHVRRRPADYVPRKRKKKPSGKWNELDHNRYEDERLPFLIELNPDGSEIPNGAGVRHRLQPNVTEVGSERPIGPQAVQAQTLTLTGPTVMPRHCVIAFTENIVTLTPCSRDAHTYVNNQRIHQTTILQNGAIVKFGRLHTFKFIDPAPDDRIRQRHDSTRQIEYGYERRSPDLTSQETNVERYGLAAGTLSNGQKQVQGQSQSSQDSSSLNKSIPVVAAAAAAAAAAAAAAVAAAPPTICHNRNSTHAPESTHNYETTFDLDGNVETASLTSSRDGNRTLQNDRQSRGTDPILPAVLEFLEETEETFFHAVITDVEPSAPQFKLAPTYTLYLAARYRASTHYRPELQPTERAHRLTVMLANVAGMIQRVIQERYMDASSLSLWLANGSELLHMLKNDRHVGAFSTRAQDILTEAVHTAFASLVRCISLELAPAMSQFMADADEPAKEAGVLQIFSSTMALLRRCRVNAALTIQLFSHLFHTINATAFNALVSNTNLCVRWFGRRLKARLNALETWAERQGLELASQCHLATIMQATHLLQAPKYNAEELATLSSTCFKLNSLQVRALLQKYQPAADEPRLPAELIENVVRVAESVADTLARADGREIRLEEEPTLALALLLPEDGYSCEVIRGVPPGLAEFLAPLQRDGLCRMASQPTSSGYWTIYMIDHHNTFRSPSAMSNRSGGYSCHTGPNTAQPEIHVIKLHKSTNGMGLSIVAAKGAGQERLGIYIKSVVSGGAADADGRLTAGDQLLKVDGQSLVGITQEKAAEYLVRTGPIVTLEVAKQGAIYHGLATLLSQPSPVMTRGPRRMSERDLPSRLGRDATAPQQQMHTSKSVPALHNVGTDGKQQHEVFNPGYSRASSSNSVTPPATQPPPPMTAISSSTSLRSRSSHNLHDQTRIGTLPPSGLVSRQQSSPNLNPGQTTTSSNSSSVNVGTGSNIPQVNESERFYQNLSIYRNQEAPTKQRHSPSHHPDDRNPLQVQKNSRGSQNSLNRPTTFETNQPRDRPMSAYLPQPPTQSYLASGQSQQQGCTVPPRSQSTRDIIRQEAKLQEMQEEVRRRELRAGIPVPSNQYRSTAYNLKPTNVSVQSATSSAVRPVKSIGSQPNLGSSPPVTLSTPPISTSSHVITRQTGVSSYGYLDTQYTPYMVQYGKSPHVHQHQHQHQHQPTQAQAQAQSQSQSQSQSQSQSQHQHQHQHQHQHSHQHQHQLQLQLQHQHQHQHQYQHQHQHQHQHQHQHQHQNMQQQNSVHAPYGQSGATSSRGKTDSTRLQTNGIQLLDYGKDHQGNQDAGKSYTDQNVHVNVAIGSQYYLNSNSEIRSDHYNGEGGIGRAQIMQEASSSIPNEISMQSILPEEGFTESSPPPPPPPSTTTHPLYNKQSDSRYTASMQDPPRGGYYPANATGVALQPRQYQYSATNPWQREEREKEQARRREAARQWRDQQIAELSALPHRTSQQEEQLRALQLERDFQKRAEEVANQQDDDEESNDLDNETIPRIQQGGVPCTTVTQDRSNDLSEQQQLNLSRTNQQSVRGSSVAAQSLPESPIHSNNIAAAHGNNTLQNVATIYSQQQQQQQQQQQQQQQQQQQQQQQQDSSGTHLSANFQLEQSNQIENSMGQISMPSLNQLTGSQKSLTLPQVTDDKEIYRRHEEIKRKQVEFDDIQSKKKEDFDINKQQIQQMYHQQQHHLQPPQQQSHLKTQQMLHSSMLRLDGLAINGSNMSSTQNGGNNDAPLPPERGSSYAIMSQQTALRSNNTNTSNAVTLSSQSQSMQSVKRVSFHDSNANVESMQRNLSSGNLTTIQTTAIDVITEDPNNFLNDAEILLASPKTPEGSGGIPITGSTPGVIGAQEVYKDPRQRRLAEKQKQQQNSQVGQVPEKLSFKEKMKMFAMETGEDGTPRDKVKISRAQREIDNIGNPSTTALNNGNQHQHYHNNLNINSSNGSNGSGSNSNNNNNNGNNVINNNNRQQ
- the Cno gene encoding adherens junction formation factor afadin isoform X10, with amino-acid sequence MERVSKESQQVVKRMATELANKKAEREALRGVIQQWNANRLDLFELSEPNEDLEFHGVMRFYFQDSGQKVATKCIRVASDATSQAVIETLIEKFRPDMRMLSVPEYALYEIHENGEERKLGLEEKPLLVQLNWHIDDREGRFLLRRIDDKTNAQGVGFTSSDGSSFRRKLSKREKKQMKKQEKLSRLKSVEQDENIVPVDQNGVAEKLYTELPETSFTRSISNPEAVMRRRRQQKLERKLQQFRSKDGGPDTGGTLKIYGEALCKDVPYKTLLLSVRDSAIQVVREMLSKYGLEKVDPQQYCLVQVNSENNGNGGTQQEYILDDDECPLAILMNHPSTRGSIMFHVRRRPADYVPRKRKKKPSGKWNELDHNRYEDERLPFLIELNPDGSEIPNGAGVRHRLQPNVTEVGSERPIGPQAVQAQTLTLTGPTVMPRHCVIAFTENIVTLTPCSRDAHTYVNNQRIHQTTILQNGAIVKFGRLHTFKFIDPAPDDRIRQRHDSTRQIEYGYERTLQNDRQSRGTDPILPAVLEFLEETEETFFHAVITDVEPSAPQFKLAPTYTLYLAARYRASTHYRPELQPTERAHRLTVMLANVAGMIQRVIQERYMDASSLSLWLANGSELLHMLKNDRHVGAFSTRAQDILTEAVHTAFASLVRCISLELAPAMSQFMADADEPAKEAGVLQIFSSTMALLRRCRVNAALTIQLFSHLFHTINATAFNALVSNTNLCVRWFGRRLKARLNALETWAERQGLELASQCHLATIMQATHLLQAPKYNAEELATLSSTCFKLNSLQVRALLQKYQPAADEPRLPAELIENVVRVAESVADTLARADGREIRLEEEPTLALALLLPEDGYSCEVIRGVPPGLAEFLAPLQRDGLCRMASQPTSSGYWTIYMIDHHNTFRSPSAMSNRSGGYSCHTGPNTAQPEIHVIKLHKSTNGMGLSIVAAKGAGQERLGIYIKSVVSGGAADADGRLTAGDQLLKVDGQSLVGITQEKAAEYLVRTGPIVTLEVAKQGAIYHGLATLLSQPSPVMTRAAHKTRPKSEHLDASTIEQKTNDQPSTSHSMGNLLSVPRHTIDSEHSTAFDLLPGPRRMSERDLPSRLGRDATAPQQQMHTSKSVPALHNVGTDGKQQHEVFNPGYSRASSSNSVTPPATQPPPPMTAISSSTSLRSRSSHNLHDQTRIGTLPPSGLVSRQQSSPNLNPGQTTTSSNSSSVNVGTGSNIPQVNESERFYQNLSIYRNQEAPTKQRHSPSHHPDDRNPLQVQKNSRGSQNSLNRPTTFETNQPRDRPMSAYLPQPPTQSYLASGQSQQQGCTVPPRSQSTRDIIRQEAKLQEMQEEVRRRELRAGIPVPSNQYRSTAYNLKPTNVSVQSATSSAVRPVKSIGSQPNLGSSPPVTLSTPPISTSSHVITRQTGVSSYGYLDTQYTPYMVQYGKSPHVHQHQHQHQHQPTQAQAQAQSQSQSQSQSQSQSQHQHQHQHQHQHSHQHQHQLQLQLQHQHQHQHQYQHQHQHQHQHQHQHQHQNMQQQNSVHAPYGQSGATSSRGKTDSTRLQTNGIQLLDYGKDHQGNQDAGKSYTDQNVHVNVAIGSQYYLNSNSEIRSDHYNGEGGIGRAQIMQEASSSIPNEISMQSILPEEGFTESSPPPPPPPSTTTHPLYNKQSDSRYTASMQDPPRGGYYPANATGVALQPRQYQYSATNPWQREEREKEQARRREAARQWRDQQIAELSALPHRTSQQEEQLRALQLERDFQKRAEEVANQQDDDEESNDLDNETIPRIQQGGVPCTTVTQDRSNDLSEQQQLNLSRTNQQSVRGSSVAAQSLPESPIHSNNIAAAHGNNTLQNVATIYSQQQQQQQQQQQQQQQQQQQQQQQQDSSGTHLSANFQLEQSNQIENSMGQISMPSLNQLTGSQKSLTLPQVTDDKEIYRRHEEIKRKQVEFDDIQSKKKEDFDINKQQIQQMYHQQQHHLQPPQQQSHLKTQQMLHSSMLRLDGLAINGSNMSSTQNGGNNDAPLPPERGSSYAIMSQQTALRSNNTNTSNAVTLSSQSQSMQSVKRVSFHDSNANVESMQRNLSSGNLTTIQTTAIDVITEDPNNFLNDAEILLASPKTPEGSGGIPITGSTPGVIGAQEVYKDPRQRRLAEKQKQQQNSQVGQVPEKLSFKEKMKMFAMETGEDGTPRDKVKISRAQREIDNIGNPSTTALNNGNQHQHYHNNLNINSSNGSNGSGSNSNNNNNNGNNVINNNNRQQ